CGCTTCATCATCAGCACGTATTGAACCGGCAGAGGCCGGTCGAGGCCGAAGTCGGCCCGCACCGCCGCCAGCGTCTCTTGCGAGGCGTTTCGTCCGGCGATGCGCGCCGCCGGGTCGGAGCCCGGCGTTGCGAAGAAGATCAGGAACACCAGCACGCTGATGCCAAACATGACGAACAGCATCTGGCTGATGCGCTGCACAGCGGTCCCTAACATCAGGCGGACCTCAAGCGGAGCTTGGAGCGCGGATCGAGCGCGTCGCGCACACCGTCGCCCAGGATGTTCAGGGCGAGCACAGCGATGACGATGGCGATGCCGGGTGCCAGCGCCACGACGGGGCGCGTATAAAGCAGCGCCTGCCCGTCCTGGATAATGGTGCCCCAGCTGGCATCCGGCGGCTGGACACCGATCGAGAGGAAGGACAGTGCCGATTCCGTCAGCATATTGAGCGCCATCAGCAGCGGCACGAACACGATCAGGGTGGTCGTCACGTTCGGCAGGATGTCGCGGATCAGGATCCGCCAGCCCGGCACGCCGAGCCCCACGGCCGCCAGCACGAACTCGCTTTGCCGCAGCGACAGCACCTGGCCGCGGATGGGCCGCGCCACATAGGGCACATAGACGATACCGATGATGAAGATCGGCAGCCACAAGCTGTCAGAGGTAATGGAAATGGGTCCGATATCGATGCCCTTGGCGATCAGCACGATCGAAAGCGAGATCGCCAGCAGATAGACCGGGAAGGCCCAGAGCACGTCGAGAACGCGCGACAGCACCCAGTCGGTGCGCCCGCCGAAATAGCCGCTGGCGAGACCGGTCAGAGTCGCAAAGAAGAGGCAAATGACGGTCGAGGCGCCCGCGATCCAGAGCGAATTGCGGCCGCCATAGAGCAGCCGGGCGAACACATCGCGGCCCTGATTGTCGGCGCCGAGGAAGAAATTCCGGATATCCCAGGTCGGTCCGATCGGCGTGAAGCCCAGCCCCAACCCTTCGGTCGAATTCTCCATGACGGGGACCATCTCGCCATTGCGCTCGATTTGGCCGTCGAGATTGGAGCGAAAGGGATCGGTGTGGGAGACATACTCCGCATAGGCCGGCGCCAGCAGGCAGGCCAGGACAACCAGGATCACAACGCCGAGAGCCGCCATGGCCGCCCGGTCATGCCAGAGCTTGAGAAAGGCCGTGGCCCAGGGGCCGCGGCTGGTGCGCGTCAGCGGAGCCAGCGCCTTGGTGAGGCCACCTGGAGATGCGGTATCGTCGGTCATATCATGCGGTCGCCGCCCCGGCGACCGCACCTTCCGGTGCGACCGCCGAGGCCGACGTGTCCTTGATCACTCAGGCCTTATTTCACCCAGGACTGCGTGACGACCCAGTAATACTGCGCATTGAAGATGAAGTTGCCGAGGCGCTTCGAGACGAAGTCGACATGCTTCGGCGTGAACAGCGCCGCGGCCGGGGCGGCGTCGGTCACTGCCTTGTCGATCTCGGTCCAGAGCTTATCGGCTCCGGCCTGGTCGGTCACCGCCAGCGCCAGCGCCTGCTTCATCTTGGCGTCGATTGCCTTGTCGCAGAAGCCGGAAATATTCACCGATGAATCCGAGCCCGGATGGAAGGAATCGCAG
The nucleotide sequence above comes from Hypericibacter terrae. Encoded proteins:
- a CDS encoding ABC transporter permease, with product MTDDTASPGGLTKALAPLTRTSRGPWATAFLKLWHDRAAMAALGVVILVVLACLLAPAYAEYVSHTDPFRSNLDGQIERNGEMVPVMENSTEGLGLGFTPIGPTWDIRNFFLGADNQGRDVFARLLYGGRNSLWIAGASTVICLFFATLTGLASGYFGGRTDWVLSRVLDVLWAFPVYLLAISLSIVLIAKGIDIGPISITSDSLWLPIFIIGIVYVPYVARPIRGQVLSLRQSEFVLAAVGLGVPGWRILIRDILPNVTTTLIVFVPLLMALNMLTESALSFLSIGVQPPDASWGTIIQDGQALLYTRPVVALAPGIAIVIAVLALNILGDGVRDALDPRSKLRLRSA